TCAATGTATGAGTATGATGGTATTGCTAAGGCATAAACCAGCCGTCTGGAAAATAATAAGTAGTGGTTGGTTACCTGAAAATTTCCAGAGTCCTCACTTCTTCATCCCCTTACTTTACACAATTATTTGGTAGCTGCATTCTCCCTGTAAATGCAATTTGCAACACTCTTTCACTGTGCAAAACCAAATTTCACCTTTAGATTATAATAATGTTCCCTGCAATATTATCATGGTCTgcagctctctctctctctctctcactctctctctcacattctttttctcttctacTTTAGACATGGTGTGTGGCTGAATGGTGACAACTCTTTTCCCattttgttttgtaaaaattTGAGTTAACAATCATTTTGGTTGTCCTTCGTAAAATGTTTGGCAAGGAACTACTCTTTCCCTTCACTCCGGGCTGGCAAGCTTATATTTCTCGATAGCTGCATGGTTTGTCCTTCGTAAAATGTTTCTAGAAGCTTCCCTCTTTCTTCAATTTGATTAATGATATAAAACTTTCACATTGTTGgggtttttgttttatttagcCGAATGTAAATGTATGGATCAACTAGATTCATGATCAAGATCATATCAAGATCAAGATCGTGGATGAGTAaaggaggaggaagaagaaagaaaaaaaaaagtgcgcGAAGGGTGTATCATATCATATTAATGTGTAGAATTTAAAGGTTAACATTTACTGGTGCAACAAACAGTTATGAATTGATTaagagttttatttttgtcatcctACTCATTCTGCCGCATGCCCtacaaatttatcaaaatacgtatgtccgctacttaagtagcggacaccCTCACAAATCCCCTAcctttataacatccgctactttagaaatttttatttttatgatgtccgctacttaagtagctgaAGGGTAAAAAGGAAAAGGCGTAGGACGCGCGAGTAATCGGTAGGGCggcaaaaataattttcaatatgATTAACATAGCAACACATTACATTACAAcactttctatttttattttttttggtacaaacacttattataaaataaaaaaaaataaaaaaacattacaaCACATAAAGCTAGTTGGATatttgttaaaacaaataatttagtAATTTGCAAATTACGCGCACAAAAATCGTTTTAAGCCGATGTAGAATTAAAAATTTCATACGTAGTGGTCAAACAGAAAAATTCCAGCTAAGATAACATTTGTCTATTCTCAacttatattttctaaaaatatatatagttgtTCTGTCAGTGTAGCTAACGAAGACCACCAAAACTCTGTATATGATATGGAAAACAAACCcataatcattttcattttcattttcaccaTTCTACAAATATTTGCAGGATTGATCATAATGATATCATTATAAAACAAGAGTTATACATTtgcattattattactattaagtgtacgttgatttttaattttgaaaaaatcacgTACATTGATTTGATTCAATATGAAACAACAGAAATATGGTGATTTTGCAAATGTTCATAATCAAATGGACGATGATTCAAAAGAGGAAGAGGAATTAGTCTCAAACATAGTAATCATGGGTGTCTCCTTGTTGCTTCTTGGATTGATAACCATTGCTTTTGTTACCAACATAGGTGGCTCCAAAACCGCACCTGTTCTTAAGAACCTTGAATCTATCTGTTCAAAAACAGATGCACCAGATTCTTGTCTTCATGTCTTAAAACATGTAGGTGAAAGAGCCACGGTTTTGGATTATATAAAAGCTTCTCTTAATGCAACCCTTGAAGAATTTTTGGTTGTTAACATACCTAAACCTTTTGTTGAAAAAGTTCTAACACCTAAGCAAGCACAATCATATAGAGATTGTTTGGAATTGTTGAATATGGGAATAGATGAACTAAACTTTGTGTATATGATCGCGAATTCGTCTGTTGAAGAAGTAATGCGAGTAGACCCGAAAGATATTATGAATAGCTTAAGTGCTATCATTTCATATCAACAAACTTGTGCTAACGAATTGGTGAGAACAGATACTTATGAGATTTTCGGGTATTCTTTGAGCATACCAACTCTTTTGACAAAGATGACATTAGCCATTGTTGAGAATTTCGTCAAGATTCCAGAATTCGACGATAAAGACCTTGATGGGTATAAAAAATTGCAATCAAAAGACTATGAACACACATTTAAGGGAGTTGAGAAGACAATAAAAATTGTGGCTAAAGATGGAAGTGGGAATTTTACAAGTATAAATGAGTCAATCCATGAATGTATAATGAATATAGAGGAGTCATGTGTTATTTATGTGAAGAAAGGTAAATATGAGGAGAGAGTGGTGATACCTAATAATTTAGGCCAAGTGATCATGTATGGTGATGGCCCTATGGATACCATTGTTACTGGAATCACCATAGGAGACCCCATGCTTACAACTCCCTTTCAGTCAGCTACTTTTGGTAATTTCCTTAACCTCCTTACACCAAATAATATGTCTTCAATTACTGTCACATTTTTTAGAAAAACCTCTATATTTCCTATTacgaaaaacatatttaagatTCCCCTAGGACGAATTGTccgggagaacccgagttcgattcctgacgggaacaattttttatcaaactttacttacctcgcgacGGAACTCTGAATTACTGGGGGGCCTTCCCCTGAAAAACCAaagggttaatacaaaaaagaaacatatttaagatattttttattattataccaAAAATCAAGTGATCACATTGtaacattttattttgattttgactCATGTGAAATGCAGTGGTAAAGGGGAAAGGATTTATCTGCAAAAATATGGGATTCATTGCTCCAGCTAATATAACAGGAGCACCAGCACTCCTTGTACTTTCTGATCGGGCAGTATTCTTCAACTGCAAAATTGATGGCGAAGAAGGAAGTTTATACGCAGTTGCGCAACGCCAATTCTATAGAGACTGCGAGATTCGCGGTAGTGTAGACATCATCAAAGGAGATTCAGCAGCCTTAATTCAAAACTCAATAATCACTGTGAAGCATCgaaattcaactaacttagctTTAAGAAAAAATGTGGTGAGTGCTCAAACAAGATTAGACAATTATGAAAGAACTGGTCTTGTGATTCAAAACTGCACCGTTGTAGCAGAACAAGGTCATGATAGTCTTGTTCGTTCGACGTGTTTAGGAACTCCGCGTAATGAATATTCAAGAACAATCATAATGGAATCGTTTCTCGGTGATGTTATACGTCCAAAAGGTTGGTGTAAATGGAGTGACAATTATGGAATTGATACAGCAACATTTAGAGAGTATAATAACAGAGGACCTGGTGCAGGAACTAATAAGAGGGTGCATTGGGAAAGTTATAGAACAATTTCTGAGAATCAGAGACTTGATATGAAATTTTTTACTGCTGGTGAGTTTATTCAAGCAGATCAATGGTTGATACATACAGGCATTCCATATGAATCTGGATTTCTCTTTCATACATAGACCAATGTTAATTTGGACAATTTATTAgtactattttatttaattgGACTTGTAGCTAGGATTATAGAATCTTCATTTTGGTTGTCTGTAATATATCTGTAAACTGATAGGAGACATTAAATTGAATGCTTCAAATTAAACTTAgattcaaatttattaaaatgttCCAACGGAGTATATCAAGATAATGAGCTTCAGAATTTCCGACACATACATCGAACACGAGAGATACACAAATACCGATAATGTAAAAAACATGACACtgatcatttttatattttgaaaacttggtatccggccctaggaccgactaatccaaggggaccaatctcaccgcccacttgtGGGGACGccatttaaagtcagagttttttttttttgctctgtatggacttagcccaccgaaattggatGACACTgatcattatatatttatttatgcattataattaaataaaaaatgaaaattatttataaaaaaatgtaaattatgaATCCAATAATTgtgaatattatttaaaatatatgtccaaatgaatattattttttttaaaaaattaaatatgaatattattataattttagtgcagattttaattttttaaaaatagaaaataccGAACTCTAAATCTGAATCATTTAATCTCGCCCTAACGACCACAATGAGCGAACTGCAGTCAATCTTGTTCCAACTCAAATTGGTCTTACTTTAAAACATTGTAGAgtctagggatggcaacgggcgcacatgggtgcgggtttgacatttaccaaacccacacccgaaatcatcacccaaacccaaactcaaacccaaaggttgttcgagtggcaaaacaacactcacgcccacacccattgggttcaggttttttccacccaaacccgcatcacatttgaaaataatttgcaaatttaagaaattaaatttcaacatagactttgaattaaattacaactaaaattaaggtcttctaaaaaaattcaaacatagactttcaagaaattaaattacaactaaaattaaagtcttccaaggaaattgagggagactatgggggtaattaggtaattataaaatatttcgggtgggtgtatgagtttcgggtgtgggtttactgataccaaacccacacccatattatcgggtgtcacccgaacccaaaccaaAACTCAGTCAAATCGaatttcgcccgttgacttgggttcgggtgggtttcacgagtttgagtttttttgtcatccctagAGTCTCTCTATTTCTCATTACGAGCTATTCTTACCTAGGCACAAgcctaaattaatttttcttaggcacacataagttaaaaaaattaaaagataaaagaatggATTAATATAAGATGATGTgactaatttatttatctttaaatttttttcaatgaTGTGTGTGGGcctaaataaaattgatttgggGTTGTGCCAAGTTAACATTTCTCATTACTCAATATCCAAACTTTATTGTAAGATTTATGACGAAACAAATTAACTATGTCACTCATAATCTTGCAAAGGCGTCATAGTTTGGTGTTAGtccttatattttttattctattacaCGACCATgcaaaaaaatacatattttgaGTATTATCTTGACACTTTTTGTAATTAACAAAACTCTTTTTATAGCTTGTTTAAGAAATCATAGATAAAAAATGTATCGCGAAAATTATGTATTTACtctttataaattaaaaaattgtcatttccaactcttatttttttttaaaaattgctGGTGCAATggattcttaaaataaaaatctgaCATGCTTCTCCATTCCCACCTCTAGATCTTGCACTCCTTTAAATGCGATACCATTCTATTTATAGTAAACAACTAACAGAAATAGTTAAGTGGCTCTTTGGCTATGTTAGGACTTAAGGAATCTAAATCAAGTTGTGTCATTGAAATTAGATCCACCTGTGAATTCCACCAAATACTTTATTTAAGAGGgtgtattgaattgagatttcaaaggattttaaaagacttttttgtgGAAAAAGAATCTTGTgatattcaatcaagacttttataaaatataaacaaatcttgtggtattcaattaagacaattaagatttttttttcagggcaacgAAATCAGtgggtattcaattgagatttcttatgacttttaaaatgtctctaggtattcaaaagtctaccgattttgatggatttttttgtgaaatggattttgagagacttttttgTTGAGAATATAAATACTTTTGTCATCCAACAATCCCACTCAAACCCtcaagacttttcttttcttccataGACTTTTTTCTGCAGGCAAAATTGGAGTTCACCTTCTTTCTTTTACAACCTCCTATATATACTTTTCAATCATCTTGTTGAATGACTATTATATATCACTCCAGTTTAAAATCGTTCATCGTATACATCCATACGCAAGAATAAACAACCAAACTATATGGTTCATTTCAATCTATGCCTGTGGAAAATTTCTGTAACataatttgaaactttttgCAACCAAAAGAATAAACGATTCTTAAGATAATTTGATACAAATTTCTCATAAAAAAGAAGTACAACCCCCTTAGTGCCTAAACATCAACTTTAAGAGATTCCGTGAGTAAAACTAACAGATTTCAAttgcaaaaaattatttgcacCGATCCTAATTTTGTATTGAGAGATAAGTTCTACTTTCCCTCTAtgttttctcttcttcattcaaTAGAAATAAATGTGTGGATTCAGCATTCGTGAAGCTAACATAGTGTGCAAATATGTTAGCGAATTTAGGTTGCGATATTGGTTCCCCCGGACCATTTGCTTAATGTGCCCAAAATCCTTAGCAATTTTCTACTCTTCACATCAATTCCAGaccaaataatttaaaaaataaaataaaattaaacaaatagaAATGCCAAACTTCAAATATACGGTAGAATTAGATATAAACCTGAAGAAGCAGCTGGCAACTTGGCATAATGACTGAAAATCATTATACCGTGAGAGAAACACAGTTATATTTACAATGATACATCTATAGATCTCAATATTCAAGTTACTCAACTCCAAGGGAATTCTACTCAGCAAAGCTATAATATGAGCAATTGCTGTAGTTTACCTGCAAAACATGCAGTCCATGGTACCGAAACCATTGCAACTAGCACAGCTTGCAAGCAAGCAAGCAATCACAACCATTGCTTTTATTCATCAGAAAGACGATACAGACACTTCGCAACTGCAAATAAACAGATCATTGCTATAATAAGAGTGAAAACAAATATAAcacaactaaaataataaaaacaaactaaTCAAGCCAAAATTGACTACATGGATTCTTAACAATTTCAGAAGTATTTGCTGCCTCTATATTAAAATGATGTATGAAAGTTTCAAGTAATGCTGAGTTGGTGCCCAAAACCAACTTTTTTTGCTCTTTACCATGGTTAGAAGTATGAAAACAGAGTATCTACTTTCAATGATCGTTTTGGTTATGaaggaaataaaatagtttGCTGTGTTTGAATCATACTTGTTTCTCAGACAAGTATTTTACACAAGTATTGATTTCAACAGACATGCATAGAACAGAACAATAAGTTATCTGTTTCCAAAGAAAACGGGAAAACGGCGCTAAGTGATCATCAGGTAAGGGAACAACAAAACTACATGATCAAAAGTTCGTGAAAAACAACATCATAATCAAAATTCAACTCAACAACGCTAAGGGAATGTAACTAATATCacttataaaattcaaaattgaatCATTTTATATACCTGACAAGTATTTTACATGTGTATTGGTTTCAAGAAACATGCAAAGAACAACAATAAGTTATCAGATTGCAAGGAAAATGACGCAAGTGATAGACAGCCAGGACCAGGAGAACGACAACACGACACGATCACGGACCCGTGAATCACGAGTTCACAACAAACATCAAAATGAAAATCAACAACACTAAAGGACTGTAATTAATAAAacttataaaattcaaatttgaatcATTTAATATTCCTGACAAGTATTTTACACATGTATTGGTTTTCAACAGGCATGCATAGAACAGAACAATAAGTTATCAGTTTGCGAAGAAAACAGCGCTATGTGATCACCAGCTaagacaacaacaaaaactacATGATCAAAAGTTGATGACAAACATCataataaaaattcaacaaCACTAAAGGAATGTAACTAATGTtgcttataaaatttaaaatcgaATAATGTTATATTCCGGACAAGTATTTTACAAAAGTATTGGTTTCAACAGACACGCACAGAATAAAACAATACGTTATCAGGTTGTAAAGAAAACGGCGTTACATGATCACAAGCCGGGAGAACAACAAAACGACATGACCATGGGTTCACGACAAACATCATAATCAAAGTTCAACAGCACTAAAGGAATGTAATTAATACAGCTTATAAAGTTTAAATTTGAATCATTTAATATTCCTGACACTTATTTTACACACGTATTGGTTTCAACAAACATGCAAAGCACAACATTAAGTTATCAGTTTGCAAGGAAAATGACACAAAGTGATACACCAACCAGGAGAACGACAAACAACATGATCGCGGACCCGTGAATCACGAGTTCACGACAAACAACATGATCACGGATCCGTGA
This genomic interval from Trifolium pratense cultivar HEN17-A07 linkage group LG6, ARS_RC_1.1, whole genome shotgun sequence contains the following:
- the LOC123889066 gene encoding pectinesterase-like gives rise to the protein MKQQKYGDFANVHNQMDDDSKEEEELVSNIVIMGVSLLLLGLITIAFVTNIGGSKTAPVLKNLESICSKTDAPDSCLHVLKHVGERATVLDYIKASLNATLEEFLVVNIPKPFVEKVLTPKQAQSYRDCLELLNMGIDELNFVYMIANSSVEEVMRVDPKDIMNSLSAIISYQQTCANELVRTDTYEIFGYSLSIPTLLTKMTLAIVENFVKIPEFDDKDLDGYKKLQSKDYEHTFKGVEKTIKIVAKDGSGNFTSINESIHECIMNIEESCVIYVKKGKYEERVVIPNNLGQVIMYGDGPMDTIVTGITIGDPMLTTPFQSATFVVKGKGFICKNMGFIAPANITGAPALLVLSDRAVFFNCKIDGEEGSLYAVAQRQFYRDCEIRGSVDIIKGDSAALIQNSIITVKHRNSTNLALRKNVVSAQTRLDNYERTGLVIQNCTVVAEQGHDSLVRSTCLGTPRNEYSRTIIMESFLGDVIRPKGWCKWSDNYGIDTATFREYNNRGPGAGTNKRVHWESYRTISENQRLDMKFFTAGEFIQADQWLIHTGIPYESGFLFHT